A section of the Thunnus albacares chromosome 6, fThuAlb1.1, whole genome shotgun sequence genome encodes:
- the atm gene encoding serine-protein kinase ATM isoform X1 produces the protein MSLALHDLLMCCKGLESDKSTERKKESEHFRRLLRTPEIVQELDRTSGPKAKGSKQLTWDAVFRFLQRYVQKETENIKSSKSNVTASTMAMRQKKMADMCSLIKYFVRHANKRGPRLKCSELLKHVMEGLQNSFSCSAYGEHYSSLLVKDILSVRKYWCDITPQQWHSLLNLYCDLYNSSSKSINRVLVSRIIHTAVQGCCMQSDGFDNTLFSFFSKALLNARQEKHLTVLEHLVSALNIFLRSAAMNCRMRVCQLGEELLPSLLYVWADMRPSAVLKEETVKFCNLQICVHHPKGAKTQDTGAHAEDWTKWRSLLYNLYDALVREISHIGSRGKYVTGTRHIAVKDNLIELTADICHQLFSDDSDIQILEVTQASIRATQMGSPTSKRRRIELGWEVLRDHLQSQQSDFDIIPWLQITAVLTSKYPSMVPGRELVPLLSVLYQLLAEQQRGERGPYVLRCVREVARCQARYPERAQVYKAELGRLWGRVWALALRGVSSPQTEALSLDLLASIVHGGLINMDREFWKLFSGSACKPSQSAALCLAQALLKCPVPKSLISSSGWDFAGVTEGSGSPNLKETLIGWLLMTDQSDEMEDSSRPHPIVCRDFPHNLIANILVSLTLKDTRAGLKFLLGADGVESAFFQEQSHDTRDNLEEIERLHLQFSFNTLPSDIRGGDETVKRTSTDGQFTALPGLKNKLEQSVLCVADNLLNCYSPDSQSTPPECLVRCFSLLTGVLAGYVSTGFLTEEEACRSQLFTKAKALAQDFSGFISSVKVKMTEEGTMTTLRSVMKLCTLSATRRNKDDISSCLFIMILPSSLLSDMAEICKLLVSSVSKRVSVVDEDDHTDDDWDMTRTQQGDDIDLFDDDEESHSSTNGNHRQKGDNTDTSCGPGAKSLLADDHLAHQDLALLAILEFLCECGSVQPVHGQLFKPQEVRRRLLLLVEQIDFSKALHLNMYLVLLKKLPAEDTLSPEEFDSLLRPLADLCSLYRQDQEICAAVLLGLLPSIRSLGRTQHTPEEMRHVQGSLLQVVSGFCILSQTGKCMATVRAALVQCLVTLLESDPCCKWAVLSLRGPDRDEDRPVSVILPSHLADAHHQVRMLVAMSAERLFLEMKHEHPDRRKMLPLKHQQAAFENVYLKAQEGMKLPKSSSSDDQQDEMFNRQATLLKSLSVVLCCSPVCEKQSLFALFQSYKENSIEEQLIKKMLCSVSRTLGYRSVKTFVSSHLYYLVAEWLSQRQSDDRYTLGSFPYTLLDHDTVKDFYNSSYQVLIPHLVFLDDFEQVKSIGRYLEKDWKELLADCFPKIMVNILPYFALSGQDAQVAEQREKAHKVYDLLKDANCLGKQQIDSLIHSNLADIVVELLMTLYEGSGAEGDREDLKRFTGELDPVPNPPYFSSYVIKATLDYLSKCHSANHKSLVAILSKTPISIQKILLAVCEKADETTNSYERHRILLMYHLFVNLLLREVKDGLGGAWAFVLRDIIYTLIHHINSRPAQCDEVSNRSLSLCCDLLTSVCQAALQFCDDALDCHLQVIVGTLTAQVTSRPAISQQVLSLLQFLVIENQQKLKGAICRLEAFPDLPEFKELRSVQHMLKYNNGTFTLRQEISHFLSVTSCDSLPLTRLEGLKELTRQLHDNKGQIRELLKECHADPTESVLVKLVLSLLQLCKLAANHPGGADILEAAGSCLGELGPVDLSTIALLHGRDPLYEKAVSLFTSTESQCVYIILNCMNDALTHQRIEVRKAAAQCVKNILATQSGVDFWEQHKDNRDPMLAYLNPFRKAKKKVAAVSAEESLDAKEKLESQEFWIPQAGGHKVWLKALCTALLDSGGVRTEALLLSRPLCLVRVDCCQRLLPLIIHSILLDDSDGSWRELLSSHIQDFFSFCSRSAQASSRSATPFNSDSGKQSSESDSASQGLYDKASLRTMLAVIDYLRHQQRPLESDSTSCGTVCDSNFWLELNYLEVAKAAQSCSAHFTALLYTEIYVDKIKANTEESRRTKSRATRKINFEENSQNFTISSLIEKSMEDTNISLQELLIEVYRSIGEPDSLYGCGGETMTSPLTRIRTYEHEAMWGKALTSYDLHSTLPEVTRQVGIVEGLQNFGLSSILTTYLRGLESEGMEWGAELRELRFQAAWRNTQWDCDLSERSEKSKPGFHESVFCGLQALRDKEFSVLEETLKQARGAEVEELCRGSLEAVSSLYPALRNLQSIRELESVKQLFSRRFSDVALRDVCSQWRQHSQLLTDSDFALVEPILAVRSVAQNTLMSKVGDPDGTHYLTSVLTEHLMELCRLARNAGNTQLAERAVFEMKQHGGRGSWASSPVLSWQLEEAQVFWAKGEEGLALGLLRQMINNLEEKVDLNPALAPVYTECLRLCGNWLAETCLESPGVILEKYLERAVEVIEGESGVQDSRLQSQRTEAFLSLARFSDAQYQSIDKYMNSSEFENKQALLEKAKEEVDLMKERKVTSNRYTIKVQRELELDEKALSNLQADRQRFLCKAVENYIQCLEQGEEHDTWVFRLASLWLENADVKAVNDMMKKGVKKIPSYKFLPLMYQLAARMGTKMATGITEDVGFHDVLSDLICRSSLEHPHHTLFIIFALVNANKDENFCKTRLSKSAPRQPSPFDLERSDVARKIISAIRKKRGQMIRGIERLCDAYITLAYMDASKHKTEKRAIPIPADQPIMQIKDLDEVAIPTMEIKVDPSGRYDNLVTVRSFLPHYHLAGGVNLPKIIDCVGSDGKSRRQLVKGQDDLRQDAVMQQVFSMCSMLLQRNTDTRKRKLNIRRYKVVPFSQRSGVLEWCSGTVPIGEFLVDPSKGAHKRFRPQDWTNMACRKKMMEAQRFAFDEKLQVYSEVCRNFRPVFRYFCMERFLDPAVWMEKRLAYTRSVATSSIVGYIVGLGDRHIQNILIDEQTAELVHIDLGVAFEQGKILPTPETVPFRLSRDIVDGMGITGVEGVFRRCCEKTMEVMRSSQEALLTIVEVLLYDPLFDWTMNPLKAFYLQHDEQQELNATLSSVIGGDDLDNHRKSSDSQSFNKVAERVLLRLQEKLKGVEEGTVLSEGGQVNLLIQQAMDPKNLSRLFPGWQAWV, from the exons ATGAGTCTGGCTCTTCATGATCTGCTGATGTGCTGCAAGGGGCTGGAGAGTGACAAATCCACAGAGAGGAAG AAAGAATCTGAGCACTTCAGACGGCTCCTTCGAACCCCAGAGATCGTGCAGGAGTTGGATCGCACCTCAGGACCTAAAGCTAAAGGCTCCAAGCAACTCACATGGGATGCTGTTTTCAG gtttctgCAGCGTTATGTCcagaaggagacagaaaacattaaatcaaGTAAGTCCAACGTCACAGCGTCGACGATGGCCATGCGGCAGAAGAAGATGGCTGATATGTGCAGTTTGATCAAATATTTCGTCCGCCACGCAAACAAAC GCGGGCCACGTCTAAAGTGCAGTGAGCTGCTGAAACATGTGATGGAGGGGCTGCAGAATTCATTTAGCTGTTCAGCCTACGGAGAACATTACAGCAGCCTCCTAGTAAAGGACATCCTCTCTGTCCGCAAGTACTGGTGTGACATCACTCCACAGCAGTGGCACA GTCTTTTGAACTTGTACTGTGACCTGTATAACTCTTCATCCAAGTCCATCAACCGTGTCTTGGTGAGCAGAATCATCCACACGGCGGTGCAGGGCTGCTGCATGCAGAGCGATGGATTCGACAACACTCTGTTCAGCTTCTTCTCCAAAGCATTGCTTAACGCCAG GCAGGAGAAACACTTGACTGTTTTGGAGCACCTTGTCTCGGCTCTCAACATCTTCTTGAGATCCGCGGCTATGAACTGTCGGATGAGGGTGTGTCAGCTGGGAGAGGAGCTTCTGCCTTCTTTACTGTATGTCTGGGCGGATATGAGGCCCAGTGCTGTTCTCAAAGAGGAGACTGTGAAGTTCTGCAACCTGCAGATTTGTGTCCATCACCCTAAAGGAGCCAAGACTCAGGACACAG GTGCTCATGCTGAAGACTGGACGAAGTGGCGCAGTCTGCTGTACAACCTGTATGATGCTTTAGTCAGAGAAATCAGTCATATAGGCAGCAGAGGGAAGTACGTTACAGGCACAAGACACATAGCCGTCAAAGACAATCTCATCGAGCTCACAGCTGACATCTGTCACCAG CTGTTCAGTGACGACAGTGACATCCAGATCTTGGAGGTGACGCAGGCCTCCATCAGAGCCACCCAGATGGGCAGTCCCACCAGCAAGCGACGGCGCATCGAACTGGGCTGGGAGGTCCTCCGGGACCATCTGCAGTCTCAGCAGAGCGACTTTGATATCATACCATG GCTGCAGATCACTGCAGTGCTCACCTCTAAGTACCCGTCTATGGTGCCCGGCCGGGAGCTGGTCCCACTACTGTCAGTGTTGTACCAGCTcctagcagagcagcagagaggagagagggggccATACGTGCTGCGCTGTGTGAGGGAGGTGGCCCGATGCCAGGCCCGCTACCCGGAGAGGGCCCAGGTCTACAAGGCAGAGCTGGGCAGGCTGTGGGGTCGAGTGTGGGCCCTGGCGCTGCGAGGCGTCAGTTCACCCCAGACAGAGGCCCTCAGCCTGGACCTGCTGGCCTCCATTGTCCATGGTGGACTGATCAATATGGACAGAGAGTTCTGGAAGCTCTTCTCTGGATCAGCGTGTAAACCGTCCCA GAGTGCTGCGCTCTGTCTAGCCCAggccctgctgaagtgtccagTCCCTAAGAGTCTCATCTCGAGCTCAGGCTGGGACTTTGCAGGGGTCACAGAGGGATCTGGGTCACCCAACCTGAAGGAGACCCTCATAGGCTGGCTTCTGATGACAGATCAGAGCGATGAGATGGAGGATAGCTCCAGACCTCACCCCATCGTCTGCAG AGATTTTCCTCACAATCTAATCGCGAACATCCTGGTCTCCCTGACTTTGAAAGACACCAGAGCTGGCCTGAAGTTTCTGCTGGGTGCTGACGGAGTAGAGAG tgcctTTTTTCAAGAGCAATCGCACGATACCAGAGACAACCTGGAGGAGATTGAGAGGCTGCACTTGCAGTTCAGCTTCAACACACTGCCCTCAGATATCCGAGGGGGCGACGAGACGGTGAAAAGGACATCGACTGATGGCCAGTTCACTGCTCTCCCCGGCCTCAAAAACAAGTTGGAGCAGTCCGTGCTTTGTGTGGCTGACAACCTGCTCAACTGCTACTCGCCTGAT TCTCAGTCCACCCCTCCAGAGTGTCTGGTGCGCTGTTTCAGTCTGCTGACTGGTGTTCTAGCAGGTTACGTCTCCACGGGGTTTCTGACTGAGGAGGAAGCTTGCCGCTCACAGCTCTTCACTAAAGCTAAG GCCCTGGCTCAGGACTTCAGCGGCTTTATTTCGAGTGTGAAAGTGAAGATGACGGAAGAAGGGACCATGACCACACTTAGGTCTGTCATGAAGCTCTGCACACTGTCAGCCACAAGAAGAAACAAG GACGATATCTCCTCCTGTCTGTTCATAATGATTCTGCCGTCCAGTCTCCTCAGTGACATGGCAGAGATCTGCAAACTCTTG GTTAGCAGTGTTTCTAAGAGAGTTAGTGTTGTGGATGAAGACGATCATACGGATGATGACTGGGACATGACCAGAACTCAACAAGGGGACGACATTGAcctgtttgatgatgatgaagagtcTCACAGCAGCACCAACGGGAACCACAGACAGAAGGGAGATAACACTGATACTTCCTGCGGGCCAG GTGCGAAAAGCCTGTTAGCAGACGATCATCTGGCCCACCAGGACCTGGCTCTCCTTGCGATCTTGGAGTTCCTGTGTGAGTGCGGCTCTGTCCAGCCCGTCCACGGCCAACTTTTCAAACCACAGGAGGTGCGGcgccggctgctgctgctggtggagcAGATCGACTTCAGCAAAGCCCTGCACCTCAACATG TATCTCGTCCTGTTGAAGAAGCTTCCTGCTGAGGACACGCTCTCTCCAGAGGAGTTTGACTCGCTGCTCCGTCCTCTGGC GGACCTGTGTTCTCTTTACCGTCAGGACCAAGAGATCTGTGCTGCTGTGCTTCTGGGTTTGTTGCCCTCCATCAGGAGCCTTGGGAGGACCCAACACACACCAGAGGAGATGAGACATGTGCAGGGATCCCTGCTACAAGTGGTGTCTGGGTTCTG TATCCTGAGCCAAACAGGAAAATGCATGGCTACTGTACGAGCTGCTTTAGTGCAGTGTCTGGTCACCCTGCTGGAG TCTGACCCTTGTTGTAAGTGGGCAGTCCTGAGTCTCAGAGGGCCTGACAGAGACGAGGACCGTCCAGTGTCCGTCATCCTTCCGTCTCACCTCGCAGATGCCCATCACCAAGTCCGTATGCTTGTAGCCATGTCAGCAGAGAG GTTGTTTCTAGAGATGAAACATGAACATCCAGATAGGAGGAAGATGCTGCCATTAAAACACCAGCAGGCAGCTTTTGAGAACGTTTACCTGAAAGCTCAGGAGGGAATGAAGCTCCCG AAAAGCAGCTCCTCTGACGACCAGCAGGATGAGATGTTCAACCGCCAAGCCACCCTTTTGAAGAGTTTGTCTGTTGTGCTGTGTTGTAGTCCAGTCTGTGAAAAACAGTCCCTGTTTGCCCTCTTCCAGTCCTATAAGGAAAACAGTATAGAGGAACAGCTCATTAAAAAG ATGTTGTGCAGTGTATCCAGAACGCTGGGCTACAGgagtgtgaaaacatttgtcAGCTCTCACCTGTACTACTTGGTAGCTGAGTGGCTCTCACAGAGACAGTCTGACGACCGCTACACTCTTGGGTCTTTCCCCTACACACTCCTAGACCACGACACAGTCAAAGATTTCTATAA CTCCTCTTATCAGGTGCTGATCCCCCACTTGGTCTTCCTGGATGACTTTGAGCAGGTGAAGTCTATCGGCAGGTATCTTGAGAAGGACTGGAAAGAGCTGTTGGCCGACTGCTTCCCCAAGATCATGGTCAACATCCTGCCATACTTCGCCTTGTCTGGCCAGGATGCACAGGTCgcggagcagagagagaaggccCACAAGGTGTACGACCTGCTCAAAGATGCCAACTGTCTGGGCAAACAG CAAATTGACAGCCTGATCCACAGCAACCTGGCGGACATAGTAGTAGAACTGCTGATGACTCTGTATGAAGGAAGTGGAgctgaaggagacagagaggaccTGAAACGCTTTACAGG GGAACTGGACCCTGTACCAAACCCGCCATACTTCAGCTCCTATGTCATCAAAGCTACACTGGACTACCTCAGCAAGTGTCACAGTGCCAACCACAAGTCACTGGTGGCCATTCTGTCAAAAACCCCG ATATCTATTCAGAAGATTCTGCTGGCAGTGTGTGAAAAGGCAGATGAGACGACCAATAGCTACGAACGCCACCGCATCCTCCTGATGTATCACCTTTTTGTCAACCTGCTGCTCCGAGAGGTGAAGGACGGTCTAGGAGGAGCCTGGGCCTTTGTCCTCAGGGACATCATCTACACACTCATCCACCATATCAACAGCAG ACCAGCTCAGTGTGATGAGGTCTCTAACCGAAGCCTGTCTCTGTGCTGCGACCTGCTGACCTCTGTGTGTCAGGCAGCGCTGCAGTTCTGCGATGACGCTCTAGACTGCCACCTACAGGTCATTGTTGGGACTCTCACAGCTCAGGTGACGAGCCGGCCCGCCATCTCACAACAG GTGCTCAGTCTGTTGCAGTTTCTTGTGATAGAGAATCAGCAGAAGTTGAAGGGAGCCATCTGCAGGTTGGAGGCTTTTCCTGACCTCCCTGAATTCAAAGAGCTGCGGTCTGTACAGCACATGCTCAAATATAACAACGGGACTTTTACACTCAGACAG GAGATATCCCACTTCCTGTCAGTGACATCCTGCGACTCCTTACCTCTGACCAGACTGGAGGGGCTAAAGGAGTTGACCAGACAGCTGCATGACAACAAGGGACAGATCAGAGAGCTGCTCAAAGAGTGCCATG cCGACCCTACGGAAAGTGTGCTTGTGAAACTGGTTCTCagtctgctgcagctctgtaaGCTGGCAGCCAACCACCCGGGAGGAGCTGATATTCTTG AGGCAGCAGGGAGCTGTCTGGGAGAACTGGGTCCAGTAGATTTATCCACCATCGCCCTGCTCCACGGCAGAGACCCCCTCTATGAGAAGGCTGTGTCTCTCTTCACCTCCACTGAGTCacagtgtgtttacatcatCCTCAACTGCATGAACGACGCACTCACTCATCAACG TATTGAGGTGAGGAAGgcagcagctcagtgtgtgAAGAACATCCTCGCCACTCAGTCTGGAGTCGACTTCTGGGAGcaacacaaagacaacagaGACCCCATGCTTGCTTACCTAAACCCCTTTAGAAAGGCCAAGAAGAAG GTGGCAGCTGTGAGTGCCGAGGAGAGTTTGGACGCCAAGGAGAAGCTGGAGAGCCAGGAGTTTTGGATTCCTCAGGCGGGTGGCCACAAGGTCTGGCTGAAGGCTCTGTGCACCGCCCTGCTGGACAGCGGAGGAGTCAGGACCGAGGCTCTGCTACTGTCACGACCACTGTGTCTG GTGAGAGTGGACTGCTGTCAGAGGTTGCTGCCCCTCATCATCCACTCCATCCTGCTGGATGACTCAGATGGCTCATGGAGAGAGTTGCTCTCCTCTCACATCCAGGACTTCTTCAGTTTTTGTTCCAGAAGTGCTCAGGCCTCCAGCCGCTCTGCCACACCCTTCAACTCTGACTCTGGTAAACAAAGTTCAG AGTCGGACAGTGCCAGCCAGGGCTTGTATGACAAGGCCTCTCTGCGTACCATGCTGGCAGTTATCGACTATCTGAGACACCAGCAGAGACCACTGGAGTCTGATag CACCTCCTGCGGCACAGTGTGTGACTCAAACTTCTGGCTGGAGCTGAACTACCTGGAAGTGGCCAAAGCTGCTCAGTCCTGCTCGGCTCACTTCACCGCTCTGCTCTACACTGAGATCTATGTCGACAAAATCAAAGCTAACACGGAGGAAAGTCGCAg AACCAAGTCCAGAGCAACACGCAAGATCAATTTTGAGGAGAACAGCCAGAACTTCACCATCTCCAGCCTGATTGAGAAGAGCATGGAAGACACTAATATCAGTCTGCAG GAGCTGTTGATTGAAGTCTATCGGAGCATCGGAGAGCCTGATAGTCTTTATGGCTGTGGAGGAGAGACGATGACAAGTCCACTGACAAG GATTCGAACTTATGAGCATGAGGCCATGTGGGGGAAAGCTCTGACCTCATACGACCTTCACTCTACTCTGCCGGAGGTCACTCGCCAAGTGGGGATCGTGGAG GGCCTCCAGAACTTTGGTCTGAGCAGCATCCTCACTACCTATCTGAGGGGTCTGGAGAGTGAAGGGATGGAGTGGGGAGCTGAGCTGAGAGAGCTCCGCTTCCAGGCCGCCTGGAGGAACACCCAGTGGGACTGCGACCTGTCAGAGAG GAGTGAAAAATCCAAACCTGGCTTCCATGAATCAGTGTTTTGTGGCCTGCAAGCGTTAAGGGACAAAGAATTCTCCGTACTTGAAGAAACTCTGAAACAGGCCAG GGGTGCAGAAGTGGAGGAGCTGTGCAGAGGCAGTCTAGAGGCCGTGTCTTCTCTGTACCCGGCCCTCAGGAACCTGCAGAGCATCAGGGAGCTGGAGAGCGTCAAACAGCTCTTCTCTAG GCGCTTCTCAGATGTTGCTCTGAGGGACGTTTGCAGCCAGTGGCGGCAGCATTCCCAGCTGCTCACCGACAGTGACTTTGCATTGGTGGAGCCCATTCTGGCCGTTCGCTCTGTCGCCCAGAACACGCTGATGTCCAAGGTGGGAGACCCCGACGGCACCCACTACCTCacctctgtgctcactgaacaCCTGATGGAGCTCTGCCGGCTGGCTCGTAATGCTGGGAACACGCAG CTGGCAGAGCGGGCAGTGTTCGAGATGAAGCAGCATGGCGGTAGAGGGTCCTGGGCGTCATCACCTGTATTGTCATGGCAACTGGAGGAGGCCCAGGTGTTCTGGGCAAAGGGAGAGGAAGGTCTAGCTCTGGGCCTGCTGAGACAGATGATAAACAACCTCGAGGAAAAg GTGGATTTAAACCCTGCTCTGGCCCCGGTCTACACTGAGTGCCTCAGGCTGTGTGGTAACTGGCTGGCTGAGACCTGCCTGGAAAGTCCTGGAGTCATACTTGAGAAGTACCTGGAGAGG GCGGTGGAGGTGATTGAGGGTGAGTCAGGAGTGCAGGACTCCAGGCTGCAGAGTCAGCGGACTGAGGCCTTCCTGTCGCTGGCCCGCTTCTCAGACGCCCAGTACCAGAGCATCGACAAATACATGAACTCCTCTGAGTTTGAGAACAAGCAGGCCTTGCTGGAGAAGGCCAAAGAGGAAGTGGACTTGATGAAGGAACGTAAAGTAACGTCCAACAG GTACACAATAAAGGTGCAAAGAGAGCTGGAGCTGGATGAGAAGGCCCTGTCTAacctgcaggcagacagacagcgCTTCCTGTGTAAGGCGGTGGAGAATTACATCCAGTGTCTGGAGCAAGGCGAGGAGCACGACACCTGGGTGTTCCGCCTGGCGTCGCTCTGGCTGGAAAATGCCGACGTTAAGGCCGTCAACGACATGATGAAG aaaGGAGTGAAGAAGATCCCCTCCTATAAGTTTCTACCTCTCATGTATCAGCTGGCCGCTCGCATGGGAACCAAGATGGCAACTGGCATCACAGAGGATGTGGGCTTCCATGATGTCCTCAGTGAC CTGATCTGCCGTTCATCTCTCGAACACCCCCATCACACGCTCTTCATCATCTTCGCCTTGGTGAACGCCAACAAAGACGAGAACTTTTGCAAAACCCGGCTGTCAAAGAGCGCTCCGCGGCAGCCATCACCATTTGACCTG GAGCGTTCAGATGTGGCCCGCAAGATCATTAGTGCGATCAGGAAAAAGAGAGGCCAGATGATCCGGGGGATAGAGCGTCTCTGTGATGCCTACATCACTCTGGCTTATATGGACGCCAGCAAGCACAAGACTGAGAAGA GGGCTATTCCGATCCCTGCTGATCAGCCCATCATGCAAATCAAGGACCTGGACGAGGTTGCTATCCCCACAATGGAGATcaag GTTGATCCATCTGGTCGCTATGACAACTTGGTGACTGTCAGATCCTTCTTGCCCCACTATCATCTGGCCGGAGGAGTCAACCTGCCCAAAATCATCGACTGTGTCGGCTCTGACGGCAAGAGCAGGAGACAGCTGGTCaag GGCCAGGACGACCTGCGGCAGGATGCAGTGATGCAGCAGGTCTTCAGCATGTGCTCCATGCTGCTGCAGCGCAACACGGACACTCGCAAGAGGAAGCTCAACATCAGACGATACAAG GTGGTGCCTTTCTCGCAGCGTAGCGGCGTGTTAGAGTGGTGCTCCGGCACGGTGCCCATCGGAGAGTTCCTGGTGGATCCCAGTAAAGGAGCCCACAAACGCTTCCGACCTCAAGACTGGACTAACATGGCCTGCCGCAAGAAGATGATG GAGGCACAGAGGTTCGCATTTGATGAGAAGCTTCAAGTCTACAGCGAGGTGTGCAGGAACTTCAGGCCAGTCTTCAGGTATTTCTGCATGGAGCGATTCCTGGACCCTGCGGTGTGGATGGAGAAACGGCTGGCTTACACCCGCAGCGTGGCCACCTCCTCTATAG TTGGCTACATCGTCGGCCTCGGCGACCGACACATCCAGAACATCCTGATTGATGAGCAGACTGCTGAACTGGTGCACATCGATTTAG GTGTGGCCTTTGAGCAGGGGAAGATCCTCCCCACCCCCGAGACCGTCCCCTTCAGGCTGTCCAGAGACATCGTGGACGGGATGGGCATCACTGGAGTGGAGGGAGTTTTCAGGAG GTGTTGTGAGAAGACCATGGAGGTGATGAGGAGCTCTCAAGAAGCTCTGCTGACTATTGTAGAG GTGCTGCTGTACGACCCCTTGTTTGACTGGACCATGAACCCCCTGAAGGCCTTTTACCTGCAGCATGACGAGCAGCAGGAGCTCAACGCAACGCTCAGCTCCGTGATAGGAGGAGACGATTTAGACAACCACCGTAAATCCAG TGACAGTCAGAGCTTCAACAAGGTGGCAGAGCGGGTGTTGCTGCGGCTGCAGGAGAAGCTGAAGGGGGTGGAGGAGGGCACGGTGCTCAGCGAGGGGGGACAGGTCAACCTGCTCATCCAACAGGCCATGGACCCCAAAAACCTCAGCAGACTCTTCCCGGGCTGGCAGGCCTGGGTGTAG